In Pungitius pungitius chromosome 2, fPunPun2.1, whole genome shotgun sequence, a single window of DNA contains:
- the arap3 gene encoding arf-GAP with Rho-GAP domain, ANK repeat and PH domain-containing protein 3 isoform X2, translating to MLVIMALLDGNTAVETLLAAIHLERYLDTFHGAGLLSAQDFTHLDNDAFVSLGITATGHRKRILRLVRHLQRMESQRANQKAHLPRDRCQSVSDVSSSQRAHCRSSGPVNFEAFRNCSAPNLADMLTGCEGGRPSVKPVPKPRTVFNRRRTAPVHFCAATDTTPPSRRLSQDSICFCVSEGMTSVDTPTSDHSLTLKSTASQTERRRPGRSLSLSDARGSLPPVPPRLNRGVSSAKFQGSPSSSSSSSPVRIEQIQIHPVTSCPSSLDNSQLTGSPGSPRGGGLEMVSNEIYWGTSPGSAPPTPLRQTPEKNPERSSGSTLSNTSSESAPGSTHYQEEEISPYCETVFQSRRHPLPCESESSRLEDKLAEDHGPQKFSWTKRLSQALHSGDSQGYSTVGDPPHPARYLSLPANSFSPEADEDLTISPYASYASLTERAPPIISGWLDKLSPQGNYVFQKRYVKFDGKNLMYFGSEKDIYPKGVIPLAAIQMARPAKDNKFEVVTSHRIFVFRTDNEVLRRRWVGTLQEHVRDQLVFGRRHFGPGSHCQRHGVLELKGTKSKVYAAINTEQIWIYKSEQCFRNGIGITVIEARGATIRDGKHKSFDLITPYKSFSFTAESDREKRDWMEALQEAIAETLSDYEVAEKIWSNRSNRTCADCRAPNPDWASINLCVVICKNCAGQHRGLGTMVSKVQSLKLDTSVWSNEIVQLFIMLGNDRANEFWAARLPAAEDLDSDASPDQRRDFISQKYREGRYRLPHPGFNSQEELLKVLCSAVSEQTLLKTVTHIFAEAESVHFSDASNGCHPHHHQLESDLSVYDEIMQPVLHSGYLYKSSSVHRGTLSRKTREDFQKFWCTVDRSMVLYESDRSSDPCLQISVKDIVCLGVSRPDSSNNSNGFIDRFRYTFELYLTSEKLYLFGLETANVLHSWTQSIGKACTPLSCHCLLTREFERVGLLRYRAMLDPQRWKEAFFVLQKSNLFICPRTDGAAEDIINLNRLQELSVTFETENHEKKDILVLVEKGRTLHLQGVGRMDFSLWYSDIQRAAGGKGNALREQQLSRNDIPIIVDSCLSFITQYGLGHEGIYRKNGANSRIKLLMEEFRKDARNVKLRIGDHFIEDVTDVLKRFFREVEDPVFMADLHSLWQGAAKIPQKSLRLDRYKEIIQSLPRVNRSTLAAVIGHLYRVQKCADLNQMCTKNLSLLFAPSLFQTDGKGEHEVKIIEDLIDNYLYLFDIDEEHQTQIELEISLITTWKDTQLSQAGDLIIEVYLETKTPDCCITLKVSPTMSAEELTNQVLFMRNVPAGDKDLWMTFEAMEDGQLERPLYPKERVLEQALQWCKMADPSSAYLVVKRVPKGDGITLLTSYKSEIMKIGLLRCREEPPKLLQGNKFQERTFQIINHKLLLLKDKKSIKPEKEWSLKSMKIYIGIRRKLKAPTRWGFTVMSHKHQLFLCCSCEDEMWDWITSFLKAQNDDPGPAVLRRHLSSDISKHKFGTMPLVPIRGDESNSSMLSANQTLRKLHDRRTLSMYFPMKVQQDSFEERSESPGLPEPLYEEVGDFGLQVLKSLETSFLSSSTAETQEVPDLRLVPMETGHSGRVFVPEVAQTAGALVDSLKQSRGGRGADCSSAAGRRNEQLQGVCTPSQELLLQELSSAFTRKEEEEEEPLYDV from the exons ATGTTGGTCATCATGGCCTTGTTAGATGGAAACACCGCGGTTGAGACGCTTCTGGCTGCCATTCATCTGGAGAG GTACCTGGACACCTTCCATGGAGCCGGTCTCCTCTCAGCTCAAGACTTCACACACCTGGACAACGATGCCTTTGTCAGTCTGGGAATAACTGCCACTGGACACAGGAAGAGAATCCTACGATTGGTCCGTCACCTTCAGCGGATGGAGAGCCAGAGAGCCAACCAGAAAGCTCATCTCCCACGGGACCGCTGTCAGTCTGTGTCCGACGTGTCCTCCTCACAGCGAGCTCACTGTCGGTCGTCAGGACCTGTGAACTTTGAGGCGTTCAGGAACTGCTCGGCTCCAAACCTGGCTGACATGCTGACCGGCTGCGAGGGTGGCCGGCCTTCGGTGAAGCCGGTTCCCAAACCTAGAACCGTCTTTAACCGCCGGAGGACCGCACCCGTCCACTTCTGTGCAGCGACAGACACCACACCGCCCTCCAGAAGGCTTTCCCAGGACTccatctgtttttgtgtgtcagagggTATGACCTCTGTTGACACGCCCACATCCGACCACAGCTTGACCCTCAAGTCGACTGCGAGTcagacggagaggaggaggccgggtcGCAGCTTGTCGCTGTCAGACGCCAGAGGGTCGTTGCCCCCTGTTCCTCCAAGACTGAACCGCGGGGTCTCCTCCGCTAAGTTCCAGGGCtccccttcctcatcctcctcatcttcacctGTACGGATTGAGCAGATTCAGATACATCCCGTGACTTCCTGTCCCAGTAGTCTTGACAACAGCCAGCTCACTGGATCCCCCGGttcaccccgaggtggtggccTGGAGATGGTCTCCAATGAAATCTACTGGGGTACTTCACCTGGTTCTGCTCCTCCCACTCCACTGAGACAAACACCTGAGAAGAACCCTGAAAGGAGCAG cggCAGCACTTTGAGTAACACCTCTTCCGAATCAGCTCCAG GTTCAACACACtatcaggaggaggagatcagccCTTACTGTGAGACGGTGttccagagcaggagacacCCACTCCCCTGTGAG AGTGAAAGTAGCCGACTGGAGGACAAACTAGCAGAGGATCATGG GCCCCAGAAGTTCTCCTGGACCAAGCGTCTGTCCCAGGCTCTCCACTCCGGAGACTCTCAGGGTTACAGCACGGTGGGAGACCCTCCTCATCCTGCCCGATACCTCTCCCTGCCCGCCAACAGCTTCTCCCCCGAGGCAGACGAAGACCTCACCATCTCCCCCTATGCAAGCTACGCCTCGCTGACAGAGAGAGCCCCGCCCATCATCAGCGGCTGGCTGGACAAGCTGTCTCCACAGGG GAACTATGTTTTCCAGAAGCGCTACGTGAAGTTTGATGGAAAAAACTTGATGTACTTTGGCAGTGAGAAG GACATCTACCCCAAAGGAGTGATCCCATTGGCTGCCATCCAGATGGCCCGCCCAGCCAAGGACAACAAGTTTGAAGTAGTGACCAGTCACAGGATCTTTGTTTTCAGGACTGATAATGAAG TGCTAAGGCGCCGGTGGGTCGGCACCCTGCAGGAACACGTTAGAGATCAGCTGGTGTTTGGTCGGCGGCACTTCGGTCCCGGGTCTCACTGTCAGAGACACGGAGTTCTGGAGCTCAAAGGAACTAAGTCCAAGGTTTACGCCGCCATTAACACAGAGCAGATCTGGATCTACAAGAGCGAGCAG TGTTTCCGTAACGGAATCGGCATCACGGTGATTGAGGCTCGAGGAGCGACCATCAGAGACGGAAAGCACAAGAGCTTCGACCTAATCACCCCATACAAAAGCTTCAG TTTCACAGCGGAGTCAGACCGGGAGAAGCGTGATTGGATGGAGGCGCTGCAGGAGGCCATCGCGGAGACGCTGTCGGACTACGAGGTGGCCGAGAAGATCTGGTCCAATCGGTCCAACAGGACGTGTGCTGACTGCAGGGCCCCGAACCCGGACTGGGCCTCCATCAACCTTTGTGTAGTCATCTGCAAGAATTGTGCAG ggcagCACAGAGGTCTGGGGACGATGGTCTCGAAGGTTCAGAGCCTGAAACTGGACACCAGCGTGTGGAGCAACGAGATCGTACAG CTGTTCATCATGCTCGGGAACGACCGGGCCAACGAGTTCTGGGCGGCCCGGCTGCCGGCGGCGGAGGATCTGGACTCTGACGCTTCTCCAGACCAGAGGAGAGACTTCATCTCCCAGAAGTACCGAGAGGGCAGGTACCGACTTCCCCATCCTGGGTTCAACAGCCAGGAGGAGCTGCTCAAG gtGTTATGCTCTGCGGTCTCTGAACAAACTCTTTTGAAAACCGTCACCCACATTTTCGCGGAGGCGGAGTCAGTTCATTTCTCAGATGCCTCCAATGGCTGCCACCCACATCATCACCAGCTGGAATCAG ACCTCAGCGTGTACGATGAGATCATGCAGCCAGTCCTTCACTCGGGTTACCTCTACAAGTCCTCCTCGGTCCACAGGGGGACGCTGTCCAGGAAGACCAGAGAAG ATTTCCAGAAGTTCTGGTGCACCGTGGACCGCTCAATGGTGCTCTACGAGTCGGACCGCTCCTCCGATCCTTGCCTTCAGATCAGCGTGAAGGACATTGTGTGTCTAGGGGTCAGTCGCCCCGATTCCTCCAACAACAGCAACGGCTTCATTGACAG GTTCCGTTACACCTTCGAGCTGTATCTTACTTCAGAGAAACTTTACCTGTTTGGTTTGGAGACGGCTAACGTTCTGCACAGCTGGACCCAATCCATCGGGAAG GCCTGCACCCCCCTCAGCTGTCACTGCCTGCTGACCCGGGAGTTTGAGCGCGTTGGCCTGCTGCGGTACCGAGCCATGCTGGACCCACAGCGGTGGAAGGAGGCCTTCTTCGTCCTGCAGAAGTCAAACCTCTTTATCTGCCCGCGAACCGACGGGGCAGCGGAGGACATCATCAACCTGAACCGCCTGCAGGAACTCA GTGTCACCTTCGAGACTGAGAACCATGAAAAGAAGGACATCTTGGTCCTAGTAGAAAAGGGAAG GACTCTGCATCTGCAGGGCGTGGGCCGCATGGACTTCTCTCTCTGGTACTCGGACATCCAGCGGGCGGCCGGAGGCAAAGGCAACGCTCTGCGGGAGCAGCAGCTAAGCAGGAACGACATCCCCATCATCGTAGACAGCTGCCTGTCCTTCATCACACAGTACG GTCTTGGCCACGAGGGGATCTACAGGAAGAACGGGGCCAACTCAAGAATCAAGCTCCTGATGGAGGAGTTTCGTAAAGACGCCCGAAATGTGAAGCTGAGAATTGGAGACCACTTCATCGAGGATGTGACGGACGTCCTTAAGAGGTTCTTCAGGGAAGTGGAGGACCCCGTCTTCATGGCCGACCTCCACTCGCTGTGGCAGGGGGCTGCCA AAATACCCCAGAAGAGTCTGAGGCTGGACCGCTACAAGGAGATCATTCAGAGTCTCCCTCGGGTCAACCGGAGCACGCTGGCTGCCGTCATCGGGCACCTGTACAG GGTCCAGAAGTGTGCCGATCTGAACCAGATGTGCACCAAGAACCTGTCGCTGCTGTTTGCTCCCAGTCTGTTCCAGACGGATGGGAAAGGGGAGCACGAGGTGAAGATTATCGAGGACCTCATTGACAACTATCTGTACCTCTTTGAT ATCGATGAGGAGCATCAGACTCAGATCGAGCTGGAGATCAGCCTCATCACCACCTGGAAGGACACTCAG CTTTCTCAGGCTGGTGACCTGATCATTGAGGTCTATCTGGAGACGAAGACACCAGACTGCTGCATCACTCTCAAA GTGTCTCCCACCATGAGTGCAGAGGAGCTGACCAATCAGGTTCTGTTCATGAGGAACGTCCCGGCCGGGGACAAAGACTTGTGGATGACGTTTGAAGCAATGGAAGACGGACAGCTGG AGCGTCCATTATACCCCAAAGAGAGAGTCCTGGAGCAGGCGCTGCAGTGGTGCAAGATGGCCGACCCGAGCTCCGCCTACCTGGTGGTAAAGAGAGTTCCTAAAGGAGACGGAATCACCCTGCTCACCT CCTATAAGAGTGAGATCATGAAGATCGGTCTCCTGAGGTGTCGAGAAGAACCTCCAAAGCTCCTTCAGGGCAACAAGTTCCAGGAAAGGACGTTCCAGATCATAAaccacaagctgctgctgctcaaggaCAAGAAG AGCATTAAGCCAGAGAAGGAGTGGTCTCTGAAGTCCATGAAGATCTACATCGGCATCCGCAGGAAACTCAAGGCTCCGACCAG GTGGGGATTTACAGTGatgtcacacaaacaccagct gtttctctgctgcagctgtgagGATGAAATGTGGGACTGGATCACCAGCTTCCTCAAGGCCCAG AACGATGACCCGGGTCCTGCGGTCTTGAGACGTCACTTGTCCTCGGACATCTCCAAGCACAAGTTCGGCACGATGCCGCTCGTCCCCATCAGAGGAGACGAGAGCAACAGCAGCATGCTGTCGGCCAATCAGACGCTG AGAAAGTTACACGACAGAAGGACTCTCTCCATGTACTTT CCCATGAAGGTGCAGCAGGACTCCTTCGAGGAGCGCTCCGAGTCTCCTGGTCTCCCCGAGCCGCTCTACGAGGAGGTCGGGGACTTCGGCCTTCAGGTTCTCAAATCTTTGGAGACCAGTTTCCTGTCCAGCAGCACCGCGGAGACCCAGGAGGTCCCGGACCTCCGGCTGGTTCCCATGGAGACAGGACACTCGGGCCGCGTGTTCGTCCCCGAGGTGGCTCAGACCGCCGGCGCCCTGGTGGACTCTCtgaagcagagcagaggaggaagaggagccgactgcagctctgcagctggGAGGAGGAATGAGCAGCTGCAGGGAGTCTGTACACCATCACAGGAGCTCCTGCTGCAGGAGCTGTCCTCTGCTTTcaccaggaaggaggaggaggaggaggagccgctgTATGACGTCTGA
- the arap3 gene encoding arf-GAP with Rho-GAP domain, ANK repeat and PH domain-containing protein 3 isoform X1: protein MLVIMALLDGNTAVETLLAAIHLERYLDTFHGAGLLSAQDFTHLDNDAFVSLGITATGHRKRILRLVRHLQRMESQRANQKAHLPRDRCQSVSDVSSSQRAHCRSSGPVNFEAFRNCSAPNLADMLTGCEGGRPSVKPVPKPRTVFNRRRTAPVHFCAATDTTPPSRRLSQDSICFCVSEGMTSVDTPTSDHSLTLKSTASQTERRRPGRSLSLSDARGSLPPVPPRLNRGVSSAKFQGSPSSSSSSSPVRIEQIQIHPVTSCPSSLDNSQLTGSPGSPRGGGLEMVSNEIYWGTSPGSAPPTPLRQTPEKNPERSSGSTLSNTSSESAPGSTHYQEEEISPYCETVFQSRRHPLPCESESSRLEDKLAEDHGPQKFSWTKRLSQALHSGDSQGYSTVGDPPHPARYLSLPANSFSPEADEDLTISPYASYASLTERAPPIISGWLDKLSPQGGQRSVLAPVLQLLLSAPPCIFFLLRSGLCLVFFFSLSSSSSSARNYVFQKRYVKFDGKNLMYFGSEKDIYPKGVIPLAAIQMARPAKDNKFEVVTSHRIFVFRTDNEVLRRRWVGTLQEHVRDQLVFGRRHFGPGSHCQRHGVLELKGTKSKVYAAINTEQIWIYKSEQCFRNGIGITVIEARGATIRDGKHKSFDLITPYKSFSFTAESDREKRDWMEALQEAIAETLSDYEVAEKIWSNRSNRTCADCRAPNPDWASINLCVVICKNCAGQHRGLGTMVSKVQSLKLDTSVWSNEIVQLFIMLGNDRANEFWAARLPAAEDLDSDASPDQRRDFISQKYREGRYRLPHPGFNSQEELLKVLCSAVSEQTLLKTVTHIFAEAESVHFSDASNGCHPHHHQLESDLSVYDEIMQPVLHSGYLYKSSSVHRGTLSRKTREDFQKFWCTVDRSMVLYESDRSSDPCLQISVKDIVCLGVSRPDSSNNSNGFIDRFRYTFELYLTSEKLYLFGLETANVLHSWTQSIGKACTPLSCHCLLTREFERVGLLRYRAMLDPQRWKEAFFVLQKSNLFICPRTDGAAEDIINLNRLQELSVTFETENHEKKDILVLVEKGRTLHLQGVGRMDFSLWYSDIQRAAGGKGNALREQQLSRNDIPIIVDSCLSFITQYGLGHEGIYRKNGANSRIKLLMEEFRKDARNVKLRIGDHFIEDVTDVLKRFFREVEDPVFMADLHSLWQGAAKIPQKSLRLDRYKEIIQSLPRVNRSTLAAVIGHLYRVQKCADLNQMCTKNLSLLFAPSLFQTDGKGEHEVKIIEDLIDNYLYLFDIDEEHQTQIELEISLITTWKDTQLSQAGDLIIEVYLETKTPDCCITLKVSPTMSAEELTNQVLFMRNVPAGDKDLWMTFEAMEDGQLERPLYPKERVLEQALQWCKMADPSSAYLVVKRVPKGDGITLLTSYKSEIMKIGLLRCREEPPKLLQGNKFQERTFQIINHKLLLLKDKKSIKPEKEWSLKSMKIYIGIRRKLKAPTRWGFTVMSHKHQLFLCCSCEDEMWDWITSFLKAQNDDPGPAVLRRHLSSDISKHKFGTMPLVPIRGDESNSSMLSANQTLRKLHDRRTLSMYFPMKVQQDSFEERSESPGLPEPLYEEVGDFGLQVLKSLETSFLSSSTAETQEVPDLRLVPMETGHSGRVFVPEVAQTAGALVDSLKQSRGGRGADCSSAAGRRNEQLQGVCTPSQELLLQELSSAFTRKEEEEEEPLYDV, encoded by the exons ATGTTGGTCATCATGGCCTTGTTAGATGGAAACACCGCGGTTGAGACGCTTCTGGCTGCCATTCATCTGGAGAG GTACCTGGACACCTTCCATGGAGCCGGTCTCCTCTCAGCTCAAGACTTCACACACCTGGACAACGATGCCTTTGTCAGTCTGGGAATAACTGCCACTGGACACAGGAAGAGAATCCTACGATTGGTCCGTCACCTTCAGCGGATGGAGAGCCAGAGAGCCAACCAGAAAGCTCATCTCCCACGGGACCGCTGTCAGTCTGTGTCCGACGTGTCCTCCTCACAGCGAGCTCACTGTCGGTCGTCAGGACCTGTGAACTTTGAGGCGTTCAGGAACTGCTCGGCTCCAAACCTGGCTGACATGCTGACCGGCTGCGAGGGTGGCCGGCCTTCGGTGAAGCCGGTTCCCAAACCTAGAACCGTCTTTAACCGCCGGAGGACCGCACCCGTCCACTTCTGTGCAGCGACAGACACCACACCGCCCTCCAGAAGGCTTTCCCAGGACTccatctgtttttgtgtgtcagagggTATGACCTCTGTTGACACGCCCACATCCGACCACAGCTTGACCCTCAAGTCGACTGCGAGTcagacggagaggaggaggccgggtcGCAGCTTGTCGCTGTCAGACGCCAGAGGGTCGTTGCCCCCTGTTCCTCCAAGACTGAACCGCGGGGTCTCCTCCGCTAAGTTCCAGGGCtccccttcctcatcctcctcatcttcacctGTACGGATTGAGCAGATTCAGATACATCCCGTGACTTCCTGTCCCAGTAGTCTTGACAACAGCCAGCTCACTGGATCCCCCGGttcaccccgaggtggtggccTGGAGATGGTCTCCAATGAAATCTACTGGGGTACTTCACCTGGTTCTGCTCCTCCCACTCCACTGAGACAAACACCTGAGAAGAACCCTGAAAGGAGCAG cggCAGCACTTTGAGTAACACCTCTTCCGAATCAGCTCCAG GTTCAACACACtatcaggaggaggagatcagccCTTACTGTGAGACGGTGttccagagcaggagacacCCACTCCCCTGTGAG AGTGAAAGTAGCCGACTGGAGGACAAACTAGCAGAGGATCATGG GCCCCAGAAGTTCTCCTGGACCAAGCGTCTGTCCCAGGCTCTCCACTCCGGAGACTCTCAGGGTTACAGCACGGTGGGAGACCCTCCTCATCCTGCCCGATACCTCTCCCTGCCCGCCAACAGCTTCTCCCCCGAGGCAGACGAAGACCTCACCATCTCCCCCTATGCAAGCTACGCCTCGCTGACAGAGAGAGCCCCGCCCATCATCAGCGGCTGGCTGGACAAGCTGTCTCCACAGGG gggtcagaggtcagtgctGGCTCCagtgctgcagctcctcctctctgctcctccttgtATCTTCTTCCTCCTAAGGAGTGGCCTCTGCCtcgtcttcttcttttccttgtcTTCTTCATCGTCCTCCgctcg GAACTATGTTTTCCAGAAGCGCTACGTGAAGTTTGATGGAAAAAACTTGATGTACTTTGGCAGTGAGAAG GACATCTACCCCAAAGGAGTGATCCCATTGGCTGCCATCCAGATGGCCCGCCCAGCCAAGGACAACAAGTTTGAAGTAGTGACCAGTCACAGGATCTTTGTTTTCAGGACTGATAATGAAG TGCTAAGGCGCCGGTGGGTCGGCACCCTGCAGGAACACGTTAGAGATCAGCTGGTGTTTGGTCGGCGGCACTTCGGTCCCGGGTCTCACTGTCAGAGACACGGAGTTCTGGAGCTCAAAGGAACTAAGTCCAAGGTTTACGCCGCCATTAACACAGAGCAGATCTGGATCTACAAGAGCGAGCAG TGTTTCCGTAACGGAATCGGCATCACGGTGATTGAGGCTCGAGGAGCGACCATCAGAGACGGAAAGCACAAGAGCTTCGACCTAATCACCCCATACAAAAGCTTCAG TTTCACAGCGGAGTCAGACCGGGAGAAGCGTGATTGGATGGAGGCGCTGCAGGAGGCCATCGCGGAGACGCTGTCGGACTACGAGGTGGCCGAGAAGATCTGGTCCAATCGGTCCAACAGGACGTGTGCTGACTGCAGGGCCCCGAACCCGGACTGGGCCTCCATCAACCTTTGTGTAGTCATCTGCAAGAATTGTGCAG ggcagCACAGAGGTCTGGGGACGATGGTCTCGAAGGTTCAGAGCCTGAAACTGGACACCAGCGTGTGGAGCAACGAGATCGTACAG CTGTTCATCATGCTCGGGAACGACCGGGCCAACGAGTTCTGGGCGGCCCGGCTGCCGGCGGCGGAGGATCTGGACTCTGACGCTTCTCCAGACCAGAGGAGAGACTTCATCTCCCAGAAGTACCGAGAGGGCAGGTACCGACTTCCCCATCCTGGGTTCAACAGCCAGGAGGAGCTGCTCAAG gtGTTATGCTCTGCGGTCTCTGAACAAACTCTTTTGAAAACCGTCACCCACATTTTCGCGGAGGCGGAGTCAGTTCATTTCTCAGATGCCTCCAATGGCTGCCACCCACATCATCACCAGCTGGAATCAG ACCTCAGCGTGTACGATGAGATCATGCAGCCAGTCCTTCACTCGGGTTACCTCTACAAGTCCTCCTCGGTCCACAGGGGGACGCTGTCCAGGAAGACCAGAGAAG ATTTCCAGAAGTTCTGGTGCACCGTGGACCGCTCAATGGTGCTCTACGAGTCGGACCGCTCCTCCGATCCTTGCCTTCAGATCAGCGTGAAGGACATTGTGTGTCTAGGGGTCAGTCGCCCCGATTCCTCCAACAACAGCAACGGCTTCATTGACAG GTTCCGTTACACCTTCGAGCTGTATCTTACTTCAGAGAAACTTTACCTGTTTGGTTTGGAGACGGCTAACGTTCTGCACAGCTGGACCCAATCCATCGGGAAG GCCTGCACCCCCCTCAGCTGTCACTGCCTGCTGACCCGGGAGTTTGAGCGCGTTGGCCTGCTGCGGTACCGAGCCATGCTGGACCCACAGCGGTGGAAGGAGGCCTTCTTCGTCCTGCAGAAGTCAAACCTCTTTATCTGCCCGCGAACCGACGGGGCAGCGGAGGACATCATCAACCTGAACCGCCTGCAGGAACTCA GTGTCACCTTCGAGACTGAGAACCATGAAAAGAAGGACATCTTGGTCCTAGTAGAAAAGGGAAG GACTCTGCATCTGCAGGGCGTGGGCCGCATGGACTTCTCTCTCTGGTACTCGGACATCCAGCGGGCGGCCGGAGGCAAAGGCAACGCTCTGCGGGAGCAGCAGCTAAGCAGGAACGACATCCCCATCATCGTAGACAGCTGCCTGTCCTTCATCACACAGTACG GTCTTGGCCACGAGGGGATCTACAGGAAGAACGGGGCCAACTCAAGAATCAAGCTCCTGATGGAGGAGTTTCGTAAAGACGCCCGAAATGTGAAGCTGAGAATTGGAGACCACTTCATCGAGGATGTGACGGACGTCCTTAAGAGGTTCTTCAGGGAAGTGGAGGACCCCGTCTTCATGGCCGACCTCCACTCGCTGTGGCAGGGGGCTGCCA AAATACCCCAGAAGAGTCTGAGGCTGGACCGCTACAAGGAGATCATTCAGAGTCTCCCTCGGGTCAACCGGAGCACGCTGGCTGCCGTCATCGGGCACCTGTACAG GGTCCAGAAGTGTGCCGATCTGAACCAGATGTGCACCAAGAACCTGTCGCTGCTGTTTGCTCCCAGTCTGTTCCAGACGGATGGGAAAGGGGAGCACGAGGTGAAGATTATCGAGGACCTCATTGACAACTATCTGTACCTCTTTGAT ATCGATGAGGAGCATCAGACTCAGATCGAGCTGGAGATCAGCCTCATCACCACCTGGAAGGACACTCAG CTTTCTCAGGCTGGTGACCTGATCATTGAGGTCTATCTGGAGACGAAGACACCAGACTGCTGCATCACTCTCAAA GTGTCTCCCACCATGAGTGCAGAGGAGCTGACCAATCAGGTTCTGTTCATGAGGAACGTCCCGGCCGGGGACAAAGACTTGTGGATGACGTTTGAAGCAATGGAAGACGGACAGCTGG AGCGTCCATTATACCCCAAAGAGAGAGTCCTGGAGCAGGCGCTGCAGTGGTGCAAGATGGCCGACCCGAGCTCCGCCTACCTGGTGGTAAAGAGAGTTCCTAAAGGAGACGGAATCACCCTGCTCACCT CCTATAAGAGTGAGATCATGAAGATCGGTCTCCTGAGGTGTCGAGAAGAACCTCCAAAGCTCCTTCAGGGCAACAAGTTCCAGGAAAGGACGTTCCAGATCATAAaccacaagctgctgctgctcaaggaCAAGAAG AGCATTAAGCCAGAGAAGGAGTGGTCTCTGAAGTCCATGAAGATCTACATCGGCATCCGCAGGAAACTCAAGGCTCCGACCAG GTGGGGATTTACAGTGatgtcacacaaacaccagct gtttctctgctgcagctgtgagGATGAAATGTGGGACTGGATCACCAGCTTCCTCAAGGCCCAG AACGATGACCCGGGTCCTGCGGTCTTGAGACGTCACTTGTCCTCGGACATCTCCAAGCACAAGTTCGGCACGATGCCGCTCGTCCCCATCAGAGGAGACGAGAGCAACAGCAGCATGCTGTCGGCCAATCAGACGCTG AGAAAGTTACACGACAGAAGGACTCTCTCCATGTACTTT CCCATGAAGGTGCAGCAGGACTCCTTCGAGGAGCGCTCCGAGTCTCCTGGTCTCCCCGAGCCGCTCTACGAGGAGGTCGGGGACTTCGGCCTTCAGGTTCTCAAATCTTTGGAGACCAGTTTCCTGTCCAGCAGCACCGCGGAGACCCAGGAGGTCCCGGACCTCCGGCTGGTTCCCATGGAGACAGGACACTCGGGCCGCGTGTTCGTCCCCGAGGTGGCTCAGACCGCCGGCGCCCTGGTGGACTCTCtgaagcagagcagaggaggaagaggagccgactgcagctctgcagctggGAGGAGGAATGAGCAGCTGCAGGGAGTCTGTACACCATCACAGGAGCTCCTGCTGCAGGAGCTGTCCTCTGCTTTcaccaggaaggaggaggaggaggaggagccgctgTATGACGTCTGA